A window of the Dyadobacter pollutisoli genome harbors these coding sequences:
- a CDS encoding glycosyltransferase: protein MKPNTLLFEIAWEVCNQIGGIFTYIKSKVPTMLDTYGDNYMLIGPYIPEKAKLDFRPVREIENVALAEAVQHVRSLGYEVHYGYWLLNEARPKVLLIKPSIHGEHLNDAKTTLWKNHGISTIEKDPLTDQVIAFGEITKILLTKFIENLEISQDVIAHYHEWMSAGSLTGLMREKIRLATVFTAHATLLGRYLAPNEEHYCPKKHSYNWLQKAKQYGIESRVALERTAARSAHTLVANSDITARECEAFFERSPDNVIRSGIHKKPGVGHEVFEQHLLHRAKIDAFVKAVFFPSYHIKTEKMLYFFSSGRYEFRNKGFNITLESMARLNAELIRRKSDLTIVFFMISKQPFQTIRPDVLEARQRFHDLQKICKSISAKLGPRIYSNVTSATGHKLPDLNELIDEDLQQTWRQALANFKREGLPPVSTHQLENHDEIAEFCQRNGLNNEAHNPVKVIYHADFIERTTSLFSLDYLEFVRGCHLGIFPSLYEPWGYAPMETIMHGTPVVTSDLSGFGKYIRTMVPSDKDHEVKIVDRQGKSEEEAIAQLTETLHDFVETFEKNQYIPRASLPKHILDTFCWSELQQRYHENYKLALMRYQPVADLY from the coding sequence TTGAAACCGAATACCCTTCTGTTTGAAATTGCCTGGGAAGTCTGTAATCAGATCGGCGGAATTTTCACGTACATCAAGTCGAAAGTTCCTACCATGCTCGATACTTACGGGGACAATTATATGCTGATTGGCCCTTACATTCCGGAGAAAGCAAAACTGGATTTCCGTCCGGTGCGCGAAATAGAAAATGTTGCCCTGGCGGAGGCAGTACAACACGTCCGCAGCCTGGGTTACGAGGTACATTATGGCTACTGGCTGCTTAACGAAGCCAGGCCCAAGGTGCTGCTAATCAAGCCCTCAATTCATGGTGAACATTTAAACGACGCCAAAACTACACTTTGGAAAAACCACGGCATTTCGACGATTGAAAAAGACCCGCTCACGGATCAGGTCATTGCATTCGGGGAAATCACAAAAATATTGCTGACAAAATTTATTGAAAACCTGGAAATCTCTCAGGATGTGATTGCCCATTACCACGAATGGATGTCGGCGGGCAGCCTTACCGGTTTGATGCGGGAAAAAATAAGGCTTGCCACTGTTTTTACGGCTCATGCTACCCTACTTGGCCGGTATCTGGCACCGAATGAGGAGCACTACTGCCCGAAAAAGCATTCATACAACTGGCTGCAAAAGGCGAAGCAGTACGGCATTGAAAGCAGGGTTGCGCTGGAAAGAACAGCTGCCCGTAGCGCGCATACCCTGGTAGCCAATAGTGACATTACTGCTCGTGAATGTGAAGCTTTTTTCGAACGTTCACCCGACAACGTGATCAGAAGCGGGATCCATAAAAAACCGGGAGTCGGTCACGAGGTATTTGAACAACATTTACTCCACAGGGCCAAAATCGATGCGTTTGTGAAAGCTGTATTTTTCCCAAGCTATCACATCAAAACGGAGAAAATGCTCTATTTTTTCTCCTCGGGTAGGTACGAGTTCCGTAATAAGGGATTCAACATTACGCTGGAAAGCATGGCCAGGCTCAACGCCGAGCTGATCCGCCGGAAGTCTGATCTCACGATTGTGTTTTTCATGATTTCAAAACAACCCTTCCAAACCATCCGTCCCGATGTGCTGGAAGCCAGGCAGCGTTTTCATGACTTGCAAAAGATCTGCAAAAGTATCAGTGCCAAGCTTGGGCCAAGGATATATTCCAATGTAACCAGTGCGACAGGTCACAAGCTGCCTGACCTGAACGAACTCATCGACGAAGACCTGCAACAAACCTGGCGCCAGGCGCTTGCCAATTTTAAAAGAGAAGGGTTACCACCGGTATCCACCCATCAGTTGGAAAACCATGACGAAATCGCCGAATTCTGCCAACGCAATGGACTCAACAATGAGGCCCACAACCCTGTGAAAGTGATCTACCACGCAGATTTTATTGAAAGAACAACGTCATTGTTTTCTCTGGACTATCTGGAATTTGTAAGAGGTTGCCATCTGGGAATTTTCCCTTCGCTTTACGAACCCTGGGGTTACGCGCCCATGGAAACCATCATGCATGGGACGCCTGTGGTCACGAGCGATCTTTCCGGTTTTGGAAAATACATCCGGACCATGGTTCCGTCCGACAAAGACCACGAGGTAAAAATCGTAGACCGGCAAGGGAAATCCGAAGAAGAGGCGATAGCGCAGCTCACAGAAACGCTCCATGACTTCGTCGAAACATTTGAAAAAAACCAATACATCCCCCGCGCTAGCCTCCCAAAACACATTTTGGACACATTCTGCTGGTCGGAACTGCAACAACGCTACCACGAGAATTATAAGCTGGCATTAATGCGGTATCAGCCTGTGGCGGATTTGTATTGA
- a CDS encoding DUF7683 domain-containing protein produces MFDIPIESLKSIFTPYENDPNLIMSYDIAEEQASQLQLFKSIDFHFFNNIYQMECYQK; encoded by the coding sequence TTGTTTGATATTCCTATTGAATCTTTAAAGTCAATTTTTACCCCTTATGAGAATGATCCCAACTTAATTATGTCATACGACATAGCCGAAGAACAAGCATCTCAGTTGCAATTATTTAAAAGTATAGATTTTCACTTTTTCAACAACATATATCAAATGGAATGTTATCAAAAATGA
- a CDS encoding RHS repeat-associated core domain-containing protein, whose protein sequence is METIYGLQLDIQWVSATVACRLVPMQIADPDLPFFGFGLNYANGGNYSNGNISQMQWLNKDEAAFTKGLGFNYDGANRLTASAGLLGYVDTESGITYDKNGSIKTLARAGAAVDNLGYAYVGNRLSAVTDASGSNLGVKSGVSNYAYDGNGNMVTDGNRSATLTYNYLNLPKTVTIAGKTLTYDYDAAGTKHKYVTDTLTLKYAGAFEYREVGAVNALYRVGLSEGQAVLKAGKLAFEYYLKDHLGNVRVVFNNDGETLQRSDYYPFGLSINRDGALPKVQNWVNRYLYNEKELQVGSGYLDYGARMYMPEVGRWGVVDPMTEKNNDQAGYTYAINNPILYTDPFGLDTSSANANKPVHQGDVIVFDNGSRATQSVGEATVSGHGRNDQSASVTMLIPGAFSPIFGPSSIPTTMPRALPLLIPVGYAGVDAYLRGPSVIEDIARLLEGMGVDSEVLRGPEVLDYNSPPKTLPGFPDAKKVPSKDQRTRWVTPDGKILEWDYQRGEVRFNRRNIV, encoded by the coding sequence TTGGAAACTATTTATGGGCTGCAACTGGATATACAGTGGGTTTCAGCTACGGTGGCTTGCAGGTTGGTGCCCATGCAAATAGCAGACCCTGACCTTCCTTTTTTCGGTTTTGGACTCAATTACGCAAACGGTGGCAACTATAGCAATGGCAACATTTCTCAAATGCAATGGCTTAATAAAGACGAAGCCGCTTTTACCAAGGGACTTGGCTTTAATTATGATGGTGCAAACAGGTTAACCGCATCCGCGGGATTGCTGGGGTATGTTGATACGGAAAGCGGCATTACTTATGACAAAAACGGCAGCATTAAAACGCTGGCGCGGGCCGGAGCTGCGGTTGATAATCTGGGTTATGCCTACGTCGGCAATCGGCTTTCGGCTGTCACGGATGCTTCGGGGAGCAATTTGGGTGTGAAGAGTGGGGTTAGCAATTATGCCTATGATGGTAATGGAAATATGGTCACGGATGGGAATAGAAGTGCTACATTGACCTACAATTACCTGAACCTGCCCAAAACGGTAACCATTGCTGGCAAGACACTTACTTACGATTATGACGCGGCTGGCACCAAGCATAAGTATGTGACGGATACGCTGACTTTGAAGTATGCAGGGGCTTTCGAATATCGGGAGGTTGGGGCCGTTAATGCATTGTACCGGGTTGGGCTGAGTGAGGGGCAAGCGGTTTTGAAAGCTGGCAAACTGGCTTTTGAGTATTATTTGAAAGATCATTTAGGTAATGTAAGGGTGGTGTTTAATAACGACGGGGAGACATTGCAGCGGAGTGATTATTATCCTTTTGGGTTGAGTATTAATCGGGATGGGGCATTGCCGAAAGTGCAGAACTGGGTAAACAGGTATCTTTACAATGAGAAAGAATTGCAGGTTGGGAGTGGGTATTTGGATTATGGGGCCAGGATGTATATGCCGGAAGTTGGGCGTTGGGGTGTTGTGGATCCGATGACGGAGAAAAACAATGATCAAGCAGGTTACACCTACGCCATCAATAATCCCATCTTGTATACAGATCCTTTTGGGTTAGATACATCCAGCGCTAATGCCAACAAGCCTGTTCATCAGGGAGATGTGATTGTCTTTGACAACGGATCGCGTGCGACTCAAAGCGTGGGTGAGGCCACGGTATCTGGGCATGGGCGCAATGATCAATCGGCTAGTGTGACGATGCTTATACCAGGCGCTTTTTCTCCTATTTTCGGCCCTAGTTCTATACCAACGACTATGCCACGGGCATTACCTTTGTTGATACCGGTTGGTTATGCTGGGGTTGATGCCTATTTGAGAGGTCCTTCGGTTATTGAGGATATTGCCCGGCTTTTGGAGGGAATGGGGGTCGATAGTGAGGTTTTGAGGGGGCCTGAGGTTTTAGATTATAACTCCCCGCCAAAAACATTGCCTGGATTTCCGGATGCGAAAAAGGTACCCTCAAAAGATCAGAGAACAAGGTGGGTTACACCTGATGGTAAAATTTTGGAATGGGATTATCAGCGCGGAGAAGTAAGATTTAATCGACGAAATATTGTTTGA
- a CDS encoding RHS repeat domain-containing protein — protein MGNVRVVFDERGRILQRTDYYPFGLEIDRNAPMQTPSARNNVNRFLYNGKEFQVGTGLLDYGVRMYMPEVGRWGGVDPLSEKMPAWSPYSYGFNNAIRFVDPSGMAPDDFVFNESGKFVRIDENDQPDKLVVENSKTGAKQNYDFADPLADPKDIRNGTITTLTFVSEKDIQAMMGGQGAFGSGKLNFGWESQGGGDFDYSFTILPKKYPDANFDDNTMKSNSLFLPSGDNTAHNLMNFGNYLWAATGYTVGFSYGGLQVGAHANSRP, from the coding sequence TTGGGCAATGTCCGGGTCGTTTTTGATGAGCGAGGGAGAATTTTGCAGCGGACGGATTATTATCCATTTGGGTTGGAGATTGATCGGAATGCTCCGATGCAGACACCTTCGGCTAGGAACAATGTGAACCGGTTTCTTTATAATGGGAAGGAGTTTCAGGTTGGGACGGGGCTTCTGGACTACGGGGTCAGGATGTATATGCCGGAGGTTGGGCGATGGGGGGGGGTTGATCCGTTAAGTGAAAAGATGCCAGCCTGGTCTCCATACAGTTACGGTTTCAATAACGCAATTAGATTTGTTGATCCTTCGGGGATGGCCCCTGATGACTTTGTATTTAATGAGAGTGGTAAATTTGTACGAATAGACGAAAACGATCAGCCAGATAAACTGGTCGTTGAAAACTCAAAAACGGGAGCAAAGCAAAATTACGACTTTGCGGATCCTCTGGCAGACCCTAAGGATATTAGAAATGGGACCATTACGACTCTCACTTTTGTTAGTGAAAAAGATATTCAAGCAATGATGGGCGGACAAGGGGCATTTGGATCCGGAAAATTAAATTTCGGATGGGAGAGCCAGGGAGGAGGTGACTTTGATTATTCATTCACAATACTTCCAAAGAAATACCCCGATGCAAATTTTGATGACAACACCATGAAATCCAATTCGTTGTTCCTCCCAAGCGGGGATAATACAGCCCATAATTTAATGAATTTTGGAAACTATTTATGGGCTGCAACTGGATATACAGTGGGTTTCAGCTACGGTGGCTTGCAGGTTGGTGCCCATGCAAATAGCAGACCCTGA
- a CDS encoding DUF4279 domain-containing protein produces MDKNEIHLSFCIWGFKDITHDKLSKILEIAPSKIFIEGERMNPKFSQLAKENGWFLDASTDKFTPFEQQMDSILDLLTPKVELLKPICDIYYCEFSLALFINNNEESTPSVHLSSRYHDLAKELRFEFDLDLYCLQNA; encoded by the coding sequence ATGGATAAGAATGAAATACATCTTAGTTTTTGCATCTGGGGATTCAAGGATATAACCCATGATAAGTTGTCAAAGATATTAGAGATTGCTCCATCCAAAATTTTTATTGAAGGAGAAAGGATGAATCCTAAATTTTCGCAATTGGCAAAAGAAAATGGCTGGTTTTTAGATGCATCTACCGATAAGTTCACGCCTTTTGAGCAACAAATGGATTCTATTTTAGACTTACTTACGCCCAAAGTAGAACTTTTGAAACCCATCTGCGATATATATTACTGCGAATTCTCACTAGCCCTTTTCATTAATAATAATGAAGAAAGCACGCCAAGCGTACACCTATCTTCAAGATATCATGATCTTGCAAAAGAACTGAGATTTGAATTTGACCTGGATTTGTATTGTTTGCAAAATGCATAA
- a CDS encoding polymorphic toxin type 33 domain-containing protein, producing MDKRVIGDCPSCPKDKAYDIYRDSKELFTYDGKTASVYNSKGEMAERAARPSEAITIGLPLWYSLGAFAENAPQVGLNALKVGVTIPLMTLAFVLSPTPAGGNSTVDQYVLNSHQGERNWRDDKQLSEGEIRKLKRDGWDHRQKGKHGGQRDLYKDKDGNVYEKPKGGNGPGEPTGFNLKEL from the coding sequence ATGGACAAGCGGGTAATAGGTGACTGCCCGAGCTGTCCCAAGGACAAAGCGTATGATATTTACCGGGATTCCAAGGAATTATTTACTTATGATGGGAAAACCGCCAGTGTATACAATAGCAAGGGGGAAATGGCAGAGCGGGCCGCAAGGCCTTCCGAAGCCATCACCATCGGCCTGCCCTTATGGTATAGCTTAGGTGCCTTTGCCGAAAATGCGCCACAAGTAGGTTTGAATGCCCTCAAAGTGGGTGTAACAATACCTTTGATGACGCTAGCTTTTGTTTTGTCACCGACACCAGCGGGGGGAAATTCGACTGTCGATCAGTATGTTTTAAATTCTCATCAGGGGGAAAGAAATTGGAGAGATGATAAACAATTAAGTGAAGGTGAGATACGGAAGTTAAAAAGAGATGGATGGGACCACCGTCAGAAAGGCAAACATGGGGGGCAAAGGGACTTATATAAAGACAAAGATGGTAATGTTTACGAAAAGCCCAAAGGAGGTAATGGACCAGGGGAACCAACAGGCTTTAATCTAAAAGAACTTTAA
- a CDS encoding RHS repeat domain-containing protein, which produces MGNVRVVFDERGRILQRTDYYPFGLEIDRNAPVQTPSARNNVNRFLYNGKDLQVGTGLLDYGARMYMPEIGRWGVIDPMAEFYQSLAPYNYTENNPVTNIDPDGMMSFTVNGSDDEILKAEHGLGVWTSG; this is translated from the coding sequence TTGGGCAATGTTCGGGTGGTTTTTGATGAGAGGGGGCGGATTTTGCAGCGGACGGATTACTATCCTTTCGGGTTGGAGATTGATCGGAATGCTCCGGTGCAGACGCCTTCGGCTAGGAACAATGTGAATCGGTTTCTTTATAACGGGAAGGACTTACAGGTTGGGACGGGGCTTCTGGATTATGGGGCCAGGATGTATATGCCGGAGATCGGGCGATGGGGGGTGATTGATCCGATGGCAGAGTTTTACCAGAGCCTAGCCCCTTATAATTACACGGAAAACAACCCGGTCACAAATATTGATCCCGATGGCATGATGTCATTTACTGTTAATGGCTCAGATGACGAAATTTTAAAAGCGGAACACGGTTTGGGAGTATGGACAAGCGGGTAA
- a CDS encoding DUF4279 domain-containing protein → MTKNKIHLSFCIWDFEDITHDKITELIGRNPSKIYNKGEARNKEFPLRITKTNGWILDSTADKSIPFEEQMDSLLDILESRKELLKPICNKYYCEFSLALYIYSDEESTPSVHLSSRYHALAKELSFEFDLDLYCLQNA, encoded by the coding sequence ATGACTAAAAATAAAATACACCTTAGTTTCTGTATCTGGGATTTCGAAGATATAACTCATGATAAAATCACTGAATTGATCGGCAGAAATCCAAGTAAAATTTACAATAAAGGAGAAGCAAGAAATAAAGAATTCCCTTTAAGGATAACAAAAACAAACGGTTGGATATTGGATTCTACCGCCGATAAATCTATCCCATTTGAAGAACAAATGGATTCTCTTTTGGACATTCTCGAATCAAGAAAAGAGCTTTTAAAACCTATATGTAATAAATATTATTGTGAGTTTTCACTAGCACTATATATATATAGTGACGAGGAAAGTACACCAAGTGTTCATCTTTCTTCAAGATATCATGCGCTTGCAAAGGAGTTAAGCTTTGAATTTGATCTGGATTTGTATTGTTTGCAAAATGCATAA
- a CDS encoding DUF6443 domain-containing protein yields MFVALNLNAQTESKNYILSRHYKQTGADPNDVSKVNIQVQYIDGLGRPLQNVAVGQSPTGADLVEPIEFDAFGRQVKHYLPYAAPGNGAFQPAAPAAHAGFYAANVPNLEPTDLARAYREKLFEPSALNRPLSERAPGNKSAFSNISYGANMAGEVKRYDYVTNANILLTVSSQGEYAAGKLYRVQAIDENGKTTIEFTDLQGRLVCRKVAASANEILATYYVYDDYGQLRAVLQPQYQDNDTTADYAFLYEYDNRGRVVVKKIAGADLVNLVYDNFDRQVLSQDAAQLARGVWGFTKYDALNRAILTGEIASASSRATWQASINASQVHHEDKAAGGIGYSLANTLPNIAEANVLVVNYYDDYSFPKPANLGYVNTYSVNALNSAKGLQTGSRTRMLAGANQWLTSATYYDAEYRPVQTVRELHDLGAGAIERVSMQYKYDLAPVVAQEKTEQVIATGTNVHLKTYDYDHADRLLSIKEKVVNGSKSREAVTLAQRYNALGQLQHKWFHSEDGINFRRRTTYTHNIRGWLTQGQTFYKTKENEPDSSFYNFALSYANGNNYTNGNISQMQWSGKAENSFTKGLAFTYDGANRLLGSTGLNNYAETEGGISYDKNGNIKTLIRSGVVLDNLSYAYVGNRLSAVTDGSGSNLGVKNGVSNYGYDGNGNMTGDGNRGAVLTYNYLNLPKTVTIGGKTLTYDYDAAGTKHKYVADTLTAKYAGGFEYDQSNVFKRLATSDGQAVFRKDTIRFDYFLKDHLGNVRVVFDERGRILQRTDYYPFGLEIDRNAPLQMPSARNNVNRLLYNGKELQVGSGLVDYGARMYMSEIGRWGVVDPMAEFYQSLSPYNYTENDPVTNIDPDGMMSFTVNGSDDEILKRGTRFGSMDKRVIGDCPSCPKDKAYDIYRDSKELFTYDGKTASVYNSKGEMAERAARPSEATTIGLPLWYSLGTFAENAPQVGLNVLKVGVTIPLMTLAFVLSPTPAGENSTVDQYVLNSHQGARNWRDDKLLSPGEIKQLEKKGWSHHDKKGRGGQRDLYKDKQGNVYEKPKGGNGPGELIDYDLN; encoded by the coding sequence GTGTTTGTAGCATTAAACCTGAACGCGCAGACCGAAAGCAAAAACTACATACTATCACGTCATTACAAACAGACAGGCGCCGATCCTAACGATGTAAGCAAGGTCAACATTCAGGTACAATATATCGACGGGTTAGGCAGGCCATTGCAAAATGTAGCGGTCGGGCAGAGCCCTACGGGCGCTGATTTAGTAGAGCCCATTGAATTTGATGCTTTTGGCCGCCAGGTAAAGCATTACCTTCCCTACGCAGCCCCGGGCAACGGTGCATTCCAGCCTGCCGCCCCTGCTGCCCATGCCGGGTTTTACGCTGCTAACGTCCCCAATTTAGAGCCTACTGACCTGGCCAGGGCTTACCGGGAAAAACTTTTTGAGCCTTCGGCACTGAACCGGCCGTTATCAGAAAGGGCCCCCGGCAACAAAAGTGCCTTTTCTAACATCAGTTACGGTGCTAACATGGCCGGTGAGGTAAAACGCTACGACTATGTTACCAATGCCAATATCCTGCTGACCGTCAGCAGCCAGGGTGAATACGCGGCAGGAAAGCTGTACCGGGTTCAGGCTATTGATGAAAACGGTAAGACTACCATCGAGTTCACCGACTTACAGGGAAGGCTTGTCTGCCGAAAGGTGGCCGCTTCCGCCAATGAAATACTGGCTACCTATTATGTCTACGATGATTATGGCCAGCTCCGTGCCGTCTTGCAGCCCCAGTACCAGGACAATGACACCACCGCTGACTACGCTTTCCTGTATGAGTATGACAACCGTGGACGCGTGGTAGTGAAGAAAATAGCTGGTGCAGACCTTGTAAATCTGGTCTACGATAATTTTGACAGGCAGGTACTCTCCCAGGACGCCGCGCAGCTTGCCCGAGGCGTTTGGGGTTTCACCAAATACGATGCATTGAACCGTGCAATACTGACTGGCGAGATCGCTTCTGCATCCAGCCGCGCTACTTGGCAGGCCAGTATCAATGCCAGCCAGGTGCACCATGAAGACAAGGCTGCGGGAGGGATTGGTTACTCGCTCGCCAATACACTTCCCAATATCGCCGAGGCCAATGTACTGGTAGTCAACTATTATGACGATTACTCTTTCCCAAAACCAGCTAACCTGGGCTATGTCAATACTTACAGCGTCAATGCATTAAACTCCGCCAAGGGCCTGCAAACCGGAAGCCGGACTCGGATGCTGGCAGGTGCCAATCAGTGGCTGACGAGCGCAACCTACTATGATGCTGAGTACCGGCCTGTCCAGACAGTCAGGGAACTTCACGATCTCGGTGCTGGTGCCATTGAGCGGGTTTCAATGCAATATAAATATGACTTGGCACCGGTGGTTGCCCAGGAAAAGACTGAGCAGGTCATTGCTACCGGTACCAATGTACATTTGAAAACTTACGATTACGACCATGCTGACAGGCTTTTGAGTATCAAAGAAAAGGTTGTCAATGGCAGCAAGTCCAGGGAAGCAGTCACCCTTGCCCAGCGTTACAATGCATTGGGCCAATTGCAGCACAAGTGGTTTCATTCAGAGGATGGCATTAATTTCCGCAGAAGGACCACCTACACCCATAACATCCGTGGCTGGCTTACCCAGGGACAGACTTTTTACAAAACCAAAGAAAACGAGCCAGATTCTTCATTCTACAACTTTGCGCTCAGCTATGCCAACGGGAACAACTATACCAATGGCAACATCAGCCAAATGCAATGGAGCGGAAAAGCAGAAAACAGTTTTACGAAAGGGCTGGCTTTTACCTATGATGGAGCTAACCGGCTTTTAGGGTCTACAGGACTGAACAATTACGCGGAAACAGAAGGCGGGATCAGTTACGATAAGAATGGGAATATCAAGACATTGATCAGGAGCGGCGTTGTTTTGGATAATTTGAGTTATGCTTACGTCGGCAATCGGCTTTCGGCTGTCACGGATGGGTCAGGGAGCAACTTGGGTGTGAAGAATGGGGTCAGCAATTATGGTTATGACGGCAATGGCAACATGACCGGCGATGGAAACCGGGGAGCAGTACTGACTTATAATTATTTAAACCTGCCCAAAACAGTGACCATTGGCGGCAAAACGCTAACTTATGACTATGATGCCGCCGGTACAAAGCATAAATATGTAGCTGATACATTGACTGCTAAGTACGCTGGTGGTTTTGAGTATGATCAAAGTAATGTATTTAAGAGGCTGGCGACTAGTGACGGGCAAGCTGTTTTCAGGAAAGACACCATTCGTTTTGATTATTTCCTGAAAGACCATTTGGGTAATGTGAGGGTGGTTTTTGATGAGAGGGGGCGGATTTTGCAGAGGACGGATTACTATCCTTTTGGGTTAGAAATTGATCGGAATGCGCCGTTGCAGATGCCTTCGGCCAGGAACAATGTGAACCGGTTGCTTTATAATGGGAAGGAGTTGCAGGTTGGGAGCGGGTTGGTGGATTATGGGGCGAGGATGTATATGTCGGAGATTGGTCGGTGGGGGGTGGTTGATCCGATGGCAGAGTTTTACCAGAGCCTATCCCCTTATAATTACACGGAAAACGACCCGGTCACAAATATTGATCCCGATGGCATGATGTCATTTACTGTTAATGGCTCAGATGACGAAATTTTAAAACGCGGAACACGGTTTGGGAGTATGGACAAGCGGGTAATAGGTGACTGCCCGAGCTGTCCCAAGGACAAAGCGTATGATATTTACCGGGATTCCAAGGAATTATTTACTTATGATGGGAAAACCGCCAGCGTATACAATAGCAAGGGGGAAATGGCAGAGCGGGCCGCAAGGCCTTCCGAAGCCACCACCATCGGCCTGCCCTTATGGTATAGTTTGGGCACCTTCGCCGAAAATGCACCACAAGTAGGCTTGAATGTCCTTAAGGTGGGTGTAACAATACCTTTGATGACGCTAGCTTTTGTTTTGAGCCCGACACCAGCTGGAGAAAATTCGACTGTAGATCAGTATGTTTTAAATTCGCATCAGGGGGCCAGAAATTGGAGAGATGACAAATTACTAAGTCCAGGTGAAATCAAGCAACTAGAAAAAAAGGGATGGAGTCATCATGACAAAAAGGGACGTGGCGGACAAAGAGATTTGTATAAAGACAAACAGGGAAATGTATATGAAAAACCTAAAGGGGGAAATGGCCCAGGGGAATTAATAGATTATGATCTAAACTAA
- a CDS encoding PP2C family protein-serine/threonine phosphatase: MAIRILSVDDEQDMEMLILQLFRKQIRDKKYEFVFANNGVEALERLEESGDITLILSDINMPGMDGLTFLSKINEKQNPLLKAIMVSAYGDMDNIRTAMNRGAFDFVTKPVNFEDLEITIAKTVEHIEMLTNLEKGREQLIAIQNDLSVAKEIQSSMLPKTVPANIGKAGVDLHAFIHPAKVVGGDLYDYFMMDSEHLFFMIGDVSDKGIPAALFMAISKAIFKSQFSNRNGDSIVEKVRIVNEFLSEDNSSFMFVTAFVCILNVKTGVIEYVDAGHEPPLIIRANGETELIKKEGGMALCFDSTFVFESHTTTLFPGDKFVLYTDGVTDANNLTGARYGLHYLQDFFTTGEGSTKETAKEMNEATLESLIDFIGAANQFDDITMLSLRYLPS, translated from the coding sequence ATGGCTATCAGAATATTAAGCGTTGACGATGAACAGGACATGGAAATGCTCATTCTCCAATTGTTCAGGAAACAGATCAGGGATAAAAAATACGAGTTTGTATTCGCTAATAATGGTGTCGAGGCTTTGGAACGGCTGGAAGAATCTGGGGACATAACGCTTATTCTTTCGGACATTAACATGCCGGGAATGGACGGGCTGACCTTTCTTTCAAAGATCAATGAAAAGCAGAATCCGCTGTTGAAGGCCATCATGGTGTCGGCCTATGGGGACATGGACAACATTCGCACGGCCATGAACCGCGGTGCTTTTGACTTTGTGACCAAGCCGGTCAATTTCGAGGATTTGGAAATTACCATAGCCAAAACGGTAGAGCACATTGAAATGCTGACTAATCTGGAAAAGGGTAGGGAGCAATTGATTGCAATCCAGAATGACCTCAGTGTTGCGAAAGAAATCCAAAGCAGTATGTTACCGAAAACGGTACCCGCCAATATCGGTAAAGCTGGGGTAGACCTTCACGCATTTATCCATCCGGCCAAAGTAGTGGGAGGGGATTTGTATGATTATTTCATGATGGACTCAGAGCATTTGTTTTTCATGATCGGTGATGTTTCGGACAAGGGCATACCAGCCGCGTTGTTTATGGCAATCAGTAAGGCGATTTTCAAGAGTCAGTTTTCAAACCGGAACGGAGATAGCATTGTCGAGAAAGTAAGGATCGTCAATGAGTTTTTAAGTGAAGACAATTCATCATTTATGTTCGTGACGGCATTTGTATGTATTTTGAATGTCAAAACGGGCGTGATTGAATATGTGGATGCGGGACATGAGCCACCGCTGATCATTCGTGCGAATGGTGAAACAGAGCTTATCAAAAAAGAGGGTGGGATGGCGCTTTGCTTCGACAGCACATTCGTATTCGAATCGCATACCACTACACTATTTCCAGGTGACAAGTTTGTACTTTATACAGATGGTGTTACGGACGCTAATAATTTGACAGGCGCAAGATATGGCCTTCATTATCTGCAGGATTTTTTCACAACGGGAGAAGGATCGACCAAAGAAACGGCGAAGGAAATGAATGAAGCCACGCTGGAAAGTCTGATCGATTTTATCGGGGCGGCTAACCAGTTTGATGACATTACGATGTTGTCGCTGAGGTATTTGCCTAGCTAA